In one window of Paracoccus saliphilus DNA:
- a CDS encoding OFA family MFS transporter has product MENAKPGGALAFLRKENIVAKPGFNRWLVPPASIAIHLCIGSVYAWSVFNPPLTRELGVVASSAEDWSLGSVVWIFSVAIVFLGLAAAFAGKWLEEVGPRMVGVLAAFLWGGGFLIGSLGISLHQLWLIYLGYGVLGGCGLGLGYVSPVSTLLRWFPDRRGMATGMAIMGFGGGAMIGAPVNGWLLNLYEKAPDYLGAQGTVETMVENGRVFAETAAGKVEVVIANAAQAAEIGGEAGLYAIGTGNTGAAQTFMTLGIVYFCVMILASFMYRVPAKDWKPEGWVPKPAKSGLVTQNNVHIDQALKTPQFWQMWLMLCFNVTAGIGVIGVAKTMMSEIYGTTMPGIVTAAFASTYVLMISVFNMCGRFFWASTSDYIGRKMTYHCFFVLGTLLYLSIPFFASAGAESPNVIYLVGFYVATMIIFSMYGGGFATIPAYLADMFGTMHVGGIHGRLLTAWSAAGVLGPLAITSLRDLSVGKAVTDLTSRIDPAAFAEKFGAPIEQLDQLVAAKTVTIAKLMEIAPEGTIDPTSSLYNTTMYAMAGLLVIAFFANLLMRPVKEHHHHDEPELQAIPAE; this is encoded by the coding sequence ATGGAAAACGCCAAGCCCGGCGGCGCGCTCGCATTCCTGCGCAAAGAGAACATCGTCGCCAAGCCCGGTTTCAACCGCTGGCTCGTACCCCCCGCATCCATTGCCATTCATCTCTGCATCGGCTCGGTCTATGCGTGGTCGGTGTTCAACCCGCCGCTGACCCGCGAACTCGGTGTCGTCGCATCAAGTGCCGAGGACTGGAGCCTCGGCTCGGTCGTCTGGATTTTCTCGGTGGCGATCGTGTTTCTCGGCCTTGCCGCGGCCTTTGCCGGCAAATGGCTGGAAGAGGTCGGCCCGCGCATGGTCGGGGTGCTGGCGGCCTTCCTGTGGGGCGGCGGCTTCCTCATCGGCTCTCTCGGCATCTCGCTGCATCAGCTCTGGCTGATCTACCTGGGTTACGGTGTGCTGGGCGGCTGCGGGTTGGGACTGGGCTACGTCTCTCCGGTCTCGACCCTGCTGCGCTGGTTCCCCGACCGCCGCGGCATGGCGACCGGCATGGCCATCATGGGTTTTGGCGGCGGCGCGATGATCGGCGCGCCCGTCAATGGCTGGCTGCTGAACCTGTACGAGAAGGCGCCGGATTACCTGGGCGCGCAGGGCACGGTGGAGACCATGGTCGAGAACGGCCGGGTGTTCGCCGAGACCGCTGCCGGCAAGGTGGAGGTGGTGATCGCCAATGCCGCCCAGGCCGCCGAGATCGGGGGAGAGGCCGGCCTGTATGCCATCGGCACCGGCAACACGGGGGCCGCGCAAACCTTCATGACACTGGGGATCGTCTATTTCTGCGTGATGATCCTGGCCTCCTTCATGTATCGCGTGCCTGCCAAGGACTGGAAGCCCGAGGGCTGGGTGCCCAAACCCGCCAAATCCGGGCTGGTCACGCAGAACAACGTGCATATCGACCAGGCGCTGAAGACGCCGCAATTCTGGCAGATGTGGCTGATGCTGTGCTTCAACGTCACCGCCGGGATCGGGGTGATCGGTGTCGCCAAGACGATGATGTCCGAGATCTATGGCACCACCATGCCCGGCATCGTCACCGCGGCTTTCGCCTCGACCTATGTGCTGATGATCTCGGTGTTCAACATGTGCGGGCGGTTCTTCTGGGCCTCGACCTCGGATTACATCGGCCGCAAGATGACCTATCACTGCTTCTTCGTGCTGGGCACGCTGCTGTATCTGTCGATCCCGTTCTTCGCCTCGGCAGGGGCCGAGAGCCCGAACGTGATCTACCTGGTCGGCTTCTATGTCGCCACGATGATCATCTTCTCGATGTATGGCGGCGGGTTCGCGACCATCCCGGCCTATCTGGCCGACATGTTCGGCACCATGCATGTGGGCGGCATTCACGGCAGGCTCCTGACCGCATGGTCGGCGGCCGGGGTGCTCGGGCCGTTGGCGATCACCTCGCTGCGGGATTTATCGGTGGGCAAGGCGGTCACCGACCTGACCAGCAGGATCGATCCGGCGGCATTCGCCGAGAAATTCGGTGCGCCCATCGAGCAGCTCGACCAGCTTGTCGCCGCCAAGACCGTGACCATCGCCAAGCTGATGGAGATCGCTCCAGAAGGCACCATCGATCCGACCTCAAGCCTCTACAACACAACCATGTACGCCATGGCCGGACTGCTCGTCATCGCATTCTTCGCCAATCTGCTGATGCGTCCCGTTAAGGAACACCATCATCACGACGAGCCGGAATTGCAGGCCATACCGGCTGAATAA
- a CDS encoding ATP-binding cassette domain-containing protein, translating to MVSELFPVTMAGARTSRRGTVLVGPIDLTLEGRGTCVVIGPNGSGKTSFLRLLHGAARLTGGSITWACPMQEARRQQAFVFQRPVMLRRTVEQNLIYPLVIHGTSRLDARARAREWAEKVALDRMLDRQASILSGGEQQKLALARALISDPRLVFLDEPCSSLDGRATREIEDILQSAKARGTRLIMSTHDMGQARRLADQVVFLLRGKVHDQGDAPEFFDGPSTSQARAFLKGDIVE from the coding sequence ATGGTAAGCGAGCTTTTCCCGGTAACGATGGCCGGTGCCCGGACATCGCGACGCGGCACCGTGCTTGTCGGTCCGATCGACCTGACGCTGGAGGGGCGGGGAACCTGCGTCGTTATCGGACCAAACGGCTCGGGCAAGACCTCGTTCCTGCGCCTGCTGCATGGCGCGGCCCGGCTGACGGGAGGGTCGATCACTTGGGCCTGCCCGATGCAGGAGGCGCGCCGACAGCAGGCTTTCGTCTTTCAGCGCCCGGTCATGCTACGTCGAACGGTTGAGCAGAACCTGATCTATCCGCTTGTGATTCACGGTACATCTCGTCTTGACGCAAGGGCACGGGCGCGGGAATGGGCCGAAAAGGTCGCTCTGGACAGGATGCTTGATCGACAGGCCTCAATTCTGTCGGGTGGAGAACAGCAGAAACTGGCCCTGGCCCGGGCGCTGATCTCCGATCCAAGGCTTGTGTTCCTCGATGAGCCCTGTTCGTCTCTGGATGGGCGGGCGACACGGGAAATCGAGGATATTTTGCAATCGGCCAAGGCGCGGGGAACCCGTTTGATCATGTCGACCCACGATATGGGACAGGCGCGGCGTCTGGCCGATCAGGTCGTATTCCTCTTACGTGGCAAGGTTCACGATCAGGGCGACGCCCCGGAATTTTTCGACGGGCCCTCTACCTCTCAGGCGCGGGCATTCCTTAAGGGCGATATCGTAGAGTGA
- a CDS encoding ABC transporter permease produces the protein MVDLWDGLAQAFWLVVTLDAELIEISLRSLQVTISAVVIAALVAMPLAAYLAVYRFRWRRNVVALLNALMGLPPVVVGLIVYVLLSRSGPLGVFGLLFTPTAMIIAQVVIVVPLIASIAHQSIRELWQDYHDLLISMNVTQVQKIRTLLWDSRRGLLTAALAGFGRAIGEVGAIMIVGGNIDNVTRVLTTAIALETGKGEFALALALGFVLIALAISVNIAIHWVSGTEREAGW, from the coding sequence ATGGTCGATCTTTGGGACGGTCTCGCGCAGGCATTCTGGCTGGTGGTGACGCTAGATGCGGAGTTGATCGAGATTTCGTTGCGATCTTTGCAGGTGACGATCAGCGCGGTGGTCATTGCCGCGCTCGTGGCCATGCCGTTGGCGGCCTATCTTGCCGTTTACCGTTTTCGGTGGCGACGCAATGTCGTGGCTCTTCTGAATGCGTTGATGGGCCTGCCCCCGGTCGTGGTGGGGCTGATCGTCTATGTGCTCCTGTCACGCTCCGGGCCTTTGGGAGTGTTTGGCCTCCTGTTCACGCCGACGGCGATGATCATCGCGCAAGTCGTTATTGTCGTGCCCCTGATTGCCAGCATCGCTCATCAATCCATTCGCGAACTCTGGCAGGACTACCATGACCTGCTGATCTCGATGAATGTGACGCAGGTGCAGAAGATCCGGACCTTACTATGGGATTCGCGCAGGGGCCTTCTGACTGCCGCTCTTGCCGGTTTCGGTCGTGCGATCGGTGAGGTGGGTGCCATCATGATTGTCGGTGGCAATATCGACAACGTTACACGAGTCCTGACCACTGCCATCGCGCTGGAAACCGGCAAAGGCGAATTCGCCCTGGCGTTGGCGCTTGGCTTTGTCCTGATCGCATTGGCTATCTCTGTCAATATCGCGATCCATTGGGTGAGCGGAACCGAGCGGGAGGCGGGATGGTAA
- a CDS encoding group II truncated hemoglobin, whose protein sequence is MYFAAQEKQSLYQKLGGDDGIRALVKEFYDIVERDEEAGELHLLHLQGAGIAQSREEQFNYLCGFFGGPQYYVMKHRHSRLKQIHEHVPIGPEMRDLWLRCMAKAIEKMGIGDDLARMVMRNFTTAAETARNLD, encoded by the coding sequence TTGTATTTTGCCGCACAGGAGAAGCAATCGCTTTACCAGAAGTTGGGAGGAGATGACGGGATTCGCGCTCTGGTCAAAGAATTCTACGATATCGTCGAGCGGGACGAGGAGGCCGGGGAATTGCATCTGCTCCATCTTCAGGGGGCCGGAATAGCCCAGTCCAGGGAGGAGCAGTTCAACTATCTTTGCGGCTTCTTTGGAGGCCCCCAATACTATGTGATGAAGCATAGGCATTCGCGGCTCAAACAGATCCACGAGCATGTGCCTATCGGCCCGGAAATGCGCGATCTCTGGTTGAGATGCATGGCAAAGGCCATCGAGAAGATGGGAATCGGGGATGATCTTGCCCGAATGGTGATGCGGAACTTCACCACGGCTGCCGAAACTGCCAGAAATCTGGACTAA
- a CDS encoding APC family permease, whose translation MSDTASNTPGIAGEAESAAVQNGGLLRVLGPAHIWALGVGIVLVGEYMGWNFAVGKGGAYAALIACWFAGILYSCVAMLDSEVTSTVAAAGGQYTQAKHIIGPLMAFNVGLYLVFAYTMLEAANAITVGFLFETVAGMSGHEGLNPQPFIVLAIMFLAWLNYRGVLATLTFNLVITAIAFTAILILFLATSPVFGESPLKHAELMTDLPYGWLGVLAAMHFGLWYYLGIEGTCQAAEEVRSPARSLPFGTLAGVMTLAIAATLTWYVCVGLMPWEYLGQSGVPLFDAARLSGSTALAVLLGVGTLFATLASANGCINDASRAWFAMGRDHYLPSWFGAVHPVYRTPYRSIIFLVPIALIFALGAPLDQVITFSILSGLLGYTFMPLNMMLFRRKWPLDSIKRGYEHPFHPIPAITLLCLCGITFFAVFLGYGTQLVAMIAFYIIVSLWFHFWRYRFVYRAAQFTMPWPKPKGY comes from the coding sequence ATGTCGGATACAGCCAGCAATACTCCCGGCATCGCCGGCGAGGCCGAAAGCGCAGCCGTGCAGAACGGGGGCCTTCTCAGGGTCCTGGGGCCGGCACATATCTGGGCGCTTGGCGTCGGGATCGTGCTTGTCGGCGAATATATGGGATGGAACTTTGCGGTCGGCAAAGGCGGGGCTTATGCGGCCTTGATCGCCTGCTGGTTCGCAGGCATCCTTTACAGTTGCGTCGCCATGCTCGACAGCGAGGTCACCTCGACCGTTGCCGCCGCAGGTGGGCAATATACGCAAGCCAAGCATATCATCGGGCCACTGATGGCCTTCAATGTCGGACTTTATCTCGTTTTCGCCTATACGATGCTGGAAGCCGCCAATGCGATCACCGTGGGCTTCCTGTTCGAAACCGTCGCGGGAATGAGCGGTCACGAGGGGCTTAATCCGCAACCCTTCATCGTTCTGGCCATCATGTTCCTGGCATGGCTCAATTATCGCGGTGTGCTTGCAACGCTGACATTCAACCTGGTGATCACCGCCATTGCCTTCACAGCAATCCTGATCCTGTTCCTGGCCACCTCGCCGGTCTTTGGCGAGAGCCCGCTGAAACATGCCGAGCTGATGACCGATCTTCCCTATGGCTGGCTCGGGGTTCTGGCAGCGATGCATTTCGGGCTGTGGTATTACCTTGGCATCGAAGGCACCTGTCAGGCCGCAGAAGAGGTTCGCTCTCCGGCCCGGTCTCTGCCGTTCGGGACCTTGGCAGGCGTGATGACGCTGGCCATCGCAGCGACCCTGACATGGTATGTCTGTGTCGGATTGATGCCCTGGGAATATCTCGGTCAGTCGGGCGTGCCGTTGTTCGACGCAGCACGACTGTCGGGCTCGACCGCATTGGCGGTGCTCCTGGGCGTTGGGACGTTGTTCGCCACGCTGGCCTCGGCCAATGGCTGCATCAACGACGCCTCCCGCGCATGGTTCGCGATGGGCCGCGACCACTATCTGCCCTCGTGGTTCGGCGCGGTGCATCCGGTTTACCGGACGCCCTACCGTTCGATCATCTTCCTCGTGCCCATCGCGCTGATCTTTGCGCTTGGCGCACCGCTGGATCAGGTGATCACCTTCTCGATCCTGTCAGGGCTGTTGGGATATACCTTCATGCCGTTGAACATGATGCTGTTCCGTCGCAAATGGCCGTTGGACTCGATCAAGCGCGGCTACGAACATCCGTTCCACCCGATTCCGGCCATCACGCTTTTGTGCCTGTGCGGGATTACCTTCTTCGCGGTCTTCCTGGGTTACGGGACACAGTTGGTGGCGATGATTGCCTTCTATATCATCGTCTCGCTGTGGTTCCATTTCTGGCGTTACCGTTTCGTATACCGGGCGGCCCAGTTCACCATGCCTTGGCCGAAGCCTAAAGGCTACTGA
- a CDS encoding NAD(P)H-dependent flavin oxidoreductase, translating into MTDDPLHTPLCETLGCDLPIVLAGMGGVARWELAAAVAEAGGFATLGMVREDPALIASEINALRAATNRPFAVNLIPAATDPALLDAQIQCCLDLEVRAFSFFWDIMPDVIARVKQAGCLVLHQVGTVEAASMAEQAGADVLIAQGVEAGGHVHGRSAGFELAESIRDTSSLPVAIAGGISTGEDLAAAIRAGLDGVQCGTAFLATEESFAHDYHKIRVTTATGTDTVLTDAFVLNWPKGAAVRVIGNSVTEALQGRHFGHDPATLPRETIAWDGNEPRLRFSTDSPLRTTSGDLEAMALFAGQGAGRINEIVPAGSRLRAMATTARQILTQESQRPG; encoded by the coding sequence ATGACGGATGATCCACTTCACACACCGCTTTGCGAAACGCTCGGTTGCGACCTGCCGATTGTGCTGGCAGGCATGGGCGGGGTCGCGCGGTGGGAGCTGGCCGCCGCGGTCGCCGAAGCCGGGGGCTTTGCAACACTCGGGATGGTTCGCGAAGATCCGGCGCTGATCGCATCAGAAATCAACGCCCTGCGTGCCGCCACCAACCGCCCCTTTGCGGTCAACCTTATCCCCGCCGCCACCGATCCGGCCTTGCTGGATGCCCAGATCCAATGCTGCCTCGATCTGGAAGTCCGCGCATTTTCCTTTTTCTGGGATATCATGCCAGATGTCATCGCTCGCGTGAAACAGGCTGGATGCCTCGTGCTGCACCAGGTCGGCACGGTGGAAGCCGCCTCAATGGCCGAGCAGGCCGGGGCAGATGTCCTTATCGCGCAGGGCGTTGAAGCCGGAGGCCATGTCCATGGACGGAGTGCCGGATTTGAACTGGCCGAATCCATCCGCGATACCAGCAGCCTGCCCGTCGCCATCGCTGGCGGCATCTCGACAGGCGAGGATCTCGCCGCCGCAATTCGCGCCGGGTTGGACGGTGTGCAATGCGGCACCGCCTTTCTGGCCACCGAAGAATCCTTCGCCCATGATTATCACAAGATCCGCGTGACGACCGCAACCGGCACCGACACGGTTCTGACCGACGCCTTCGTACTGAACTGGCCCAAAGGCGCCGCCGTGCGCGTAATCGGCAACAGCGTGACCGAAGCGCTTCAGGGCCGTCATTTCGGTCATGATCCTGCCACATTGCCGCGTGAAACCATCGCTTGGGACGGCAACGAGCCCCGTCTGCGCTTCAGTACGGATTCCCCGTTGCGGACAACAAGCGGCGATCTCGAAGCCATGGCCCTCTTTGCCGGTCAGGGAGCGGGCAGGATCAACGAGATCGTGCCCGCAGGATCACGCCTTCGCGCTATGGCCACGACGGCGCGACAAATCCTGACACAGGAATCTCAGAGGCCCGGATAA
- the glyA gene encoding serine hydroxymethyltransferase, which produces MNEQKMISGFFTEDLAASDPQIFDAIGKELGRQRNEIELIASENIVSRAVMQAQGTVLTNKYAEGYPGRRYYGGCQFVDIAENLAIDRAKQLFGCDFANVQPNSGSQANQGVFLALCKPGDTIMGMSLDAGGHLTHGAAPNQSGKWFNAVQYGVRKQDNMIDYDQVEALAKEHKPRLIIAGGSAIPRQIDFARMRQIADMVDAYLLVDMAHFAGLVAAGEHPSPFPHAHVATTTTHKTLRGPRGGMILTNDEGIAKKVNSAIFPGLQGGPLMHVIAAKAVAFGEALQPGFKTYIRQVISNAQALSDQLIKGGLDTVTHGTDTHVVLVDLRPKGVTGKATEAALGRANITCNKNGVPFDPEKPTITSGIRLGSPAGTTRGFGETEFRQIADWIIEVVDGLVANGEDGNGEVEAKVKAKVAELCERFPVYPGL; this is translated from the coding sequence ATGAACGAACAGAAAATGATTTCCGGTTTTTTCACCGAGGATCTCGCGGCGAGCGATCCGCAGATTTTCGACGCAATCGGAAAGGAATTGGGCCGTCAGCGCAATGAAATCGAGCTGATCGCCTCCGAAAACATCGTCAGCCGCGCGGTGATGCAGGCGCAAGGCACGGTGCTGACCAACAAATATGCCGAAGGTTATCCGGGTCGGCGCTATTATGGCGGCTGTCAATTCGTTGATATTGCCGAAAACTTAGCCATCGATCGTGCAAAGCAATTGTTCGGGTGCGATTTCGCCAATGTTCAGCCGAATTCGGGCAGTCAGGCCAATCAGGGTGTCTTTCTGGCGCTGTGCAAACCCGGCGACACGATCATGGGGATGAGCCTCGATGCTGGCGGCCATCTGACCCATGGGGCCGCTCCGAACCAGTCGGGGAAATGGTTCAACGCAGTGCAATATGGTGTTCGCAAGCAGGACAATATGATCGATTACGATCAGGTCGAGGCGTTGGCGAAAGAGCATAAGCCGAGACTGATCATCGCCGGCGGCAGCGCTATTCCGCGGCAGATCGATTTCGCGCGGATGCGGCAGATCGCCGACATGGTCGATGCCTATCTTCTCGTGGATATGGCGCATTTTGCTGGTCTCGTCGCTGCGGGCGAACATCCAAGCCCGTTCCCGCATGCGCATGTCGCCACCACCACCACGCACAAGACCCTGCGCGGCCCGCGTGGTGGAATGATCCTGACCAATGACGAAGGCATCGCGAAGAAGGTGAATTCGGCGATATTCCCCGGCCTTCAGGGCGGTCCCTTGATGCATGTGATTGCGGCCAAGGCGGTGGCATTCGGTGAGGCGCTGCAACCCGGTTTCAAAACCTATATCCGCCAGGTGATCAGCAATGCCCAAGCCCTGAGCGACCAGTTGATCAAGGGAGGTCTGGACACGGTGACGCATGGCACCGACACGCATGTGGTGCTTGTGGACCTGCGCCCCAAGGGCGTGACCGGCAAGGCGACCGAGGCGGCATTGGGCCGTGCCAACATCACCTGCAACAAGAATGGCGTGCCTTTCGATCCGGAAAAGCCCACCATCACCAGCGGCATCCGCCTCGGCAGTCCGGCAGGCACGACCCGAGGCTTCGGCGAAACCGAATTTCGGCAAATCGCTGATTGGATCATCGAAGTGGTCGACGGCTTGGTGGCCAATGGCGAAGACGGCAATGGCGAGGTTGAGGCAAAGGTCAAGGCCAAGGTCGCCGAACTATGCGAGCGCTTTCCGGTTTATCCGGGCCTCTGA
- a CDS encoding phosphoenolpyruvate carboxylase, translating into MQGDASHIDTGQPDGADRSYAGRLRMELRRLWLNVIDRRAPTILPLLSGDCEDLPEDSDLTAYLQGLNIWFQLMKIVEENAGMRARRMTETHEGPAAIEGSFAKVLQGNPDISLSAFRRVADKLSVGPTLTAHPTEAKRVTVLEIHRRIYRTLVALETQRWTPRERAELLSDIENEIDLLWLTGELRLKRPSPVDEIDWGLQFFRDGLFDAVPNLYRQFKDAVADHFGYAEDSKPCLQFHSWIGGDRDGNPNVTIETTQAALTRNRATILEKYLSALALAAQHLSISSSISHLPDAAHGQLTKVINNAPPGETDRHLNPGELFRQALSAMHRRINAMLEGHGPGYTHLEEFTAELRIVESALSAIDADGLAERFVRPLRWQAEVFGFRTVTLDVRQNSSVTTQVLAEIWSLSDAAPDYGTAEWSKRLRTELVRAGLSWIDRDRLSDQAQELLGLLELMHKTRFGPDPQAMGPFILSMTRSCDDLLGIFLLARYAGFGAERLDLQVVPLFETIDDLRAAPQILDELLRVPLARRSLAAGNSRIEIMLGYSDSNKDGGFLCSSWELEKAQRSITRILATHDLVPVFFHGRGGSVSRGGAPTERAIAAQPLGTINGQLRTTEQGEVVSSKFANRGTAQHQLELLASSVLAHSLNSQPEPACPEFNDTLEALSGMSQTAYSTLLHEPGFIDYFQQASPVEELAMLKMGSRPARRFGAQSLDDLRAIPWVFAWSQNRHLITGWYGFGSAVSSFRRFRKDEGDELLRRMFSESRLFRLIVDEVEKSLFQADMRIAGKYADLVSNHVIRSEIFGRIQREYEQSCAAISFLNDGAEIGARFPNMSARFGRVRHDLDRVHALQIKLLRGIRGNTERGLSVPLMQSMNSISAALGWTG; encoded by the coding sequence ATGCAGGGGGACGCCTCTCATATCGATACCGGGCAACCGGATGGGGCGGACCGTTCCTATGCCGGTCGGCTGCGCATGGAACTGCGTCGGCTTTGGCTGAATGTCATTGACCGGCGCGCGCCCACCATTCTGCCGTTATTGTCCGGCGATTGCGAAGATCTGCCCGAGGATTCTGATCTGACGGCCTATCTTCAGGGACTGAACATCTGGTTCCAGCTTATGAAGATCGTCGAGGAAAATGCCGGAATGCGCGCGCGGCGCATGACTGAAACGCATGAAGGACCGGCGGCGATCGAGGGCAGCTTTGCCAAGGTGTTGCAAGGCAACCCGGATATCTCGCTGAGCGCATTCCGGCGGGTGGCCGACAAGCTGTCGGTCGGACCCACCCTGACCGCACATCCGACCGAGGCCAAGCGGGTCACGGTCCTGGAAATCCATCGACGCATCTACCGGACATTGGTGGCCCTGGAAACACAGCGCTGGACGCCTCGGGAACGGGCCGAGCTTTTGTCCGATATCGAGAACGAGATCGATCTGTTGTGGCTCACCGGCGAATTGCGCCTGAAGCGGCCGTCCCCGGTGGATGAAATCGATTGGGGGTTGCAATTCTTCCGCGACGGCCTGTTCGACGCGGTGCCCAATCTTTATCGGCAGTTCAAGGACGCTGTGGCGGATCACTTCGGGTATGCCGAGGATTCCAAGCCGTGCCTGCAGTTCCATTCATGGATCGGTGGCGATCGTGACGGCAATCCCAATGTGACGATAGAGACCACCCAAGCCGCCCTGACGCGGAATCGGGCGACGATCCTCGAAAAATACCTGTCCGCGCTTGCTCTTGCTGCACAGCATCTAAGCATAAGCAGTTCGATTTCCCATCTGCCCGATGCTGCCCACGGACAGTTGACGAAGGTTATCAACAATGCACCGCCGGGTGAGACAGATCGACATCTTAATCCGGGCGAGTTGTTCCGTCAGGCCTTGAGCGCGATGCACAGACGCATCAATGCCATGCTTGAGGGCCATGGACCCGGCTATACGCATCTGGAGGAATTCACGGCGGAACTCCGCATCGTCGAGAGCGCCCTGTCGGCGATTGATGCCGACGGTCTGGCAGAGCGTTTTGTCCGCCCACTCCGCTGGCAGGCCGAAGTCTTTGGATTTCGGACCGTCACGCTTGATGTGAGGCAGAACTCGTCAGTCACGACACAGGTCCTTGCTGAAATCTGGAGCCTGAGCGACGCGGCGCCCGATTATGGTACGGCAGAATGGTCCAAGCGTCTCCGCACCGAGTTGGTGAGAGCAGGATTGTCCTGGATCGACCGGGACCGTTTGAGCGATCAGGCCCAGGAGTTGCTTGGCCTGCTTGAACTGATGCACAAGACGCGATTCGGCCCGGACCCGCAGGCGATGGGGCCGTTCATCCTTTCGATGACCCGGTCCTGCGACGATCTGCTGGGGATTTTCCTGCTGGCCCGCTATGCAGGTTTCGGTGCGGAACGACTAGATTTGCAGGTGGTGCCGCTGTTTGAAACCATCGACGATCTGCGCGCAGCGCCCCAAATACTGGACGAATTGTTGCGCGTGCCTTTGGCGCGGCGCAGCCTGGCTGCCGGAAACAGCCGGATCGAGATCATGCTGGGCTATTCCGACAGCAACAAGGATGGCGGTTTCCTCTGCTCCAGCTGGGAATTGGAAAAGGCGCAGCGCAGCATTACTCGCATACTGGCGACGCATGATCTTGTCCCCGTCTTCTTTCATGGCCGCGGTGGTTCGGTCAGCCGTGGCGGCGCCCCGACCGAGCGTGCCATTGCCGCACAGCCCCTGGGCACGATAAACGGCCAACTTCGCACGACTGAACAGGGCGAAGTCGTATCCTCGAAATTTGCCAATCGCGGCACGGCACAGCACCAACTGGAGTTGCTGGCTTCGTCGGTGCTTGCGCATTCGCTGAACTCGCAGCCGGAACCTGCGTGTCCCGAATTCAACGATACGCTCGAAGCGCTATCGGGCATGTCGCAGACGGCTTACAGCACTTTGCTGCACGAACCCGGCTTCATCGATTATTTCCAACAGGCCAGCCCGGTCGAAGAGCTGGCAATGCTCAAGATGGGATCGCGCCCGGCCCGGCGGTTCGGGGCGCAAAGCCTGGATGATTTGCGGGCAATCCCCTGGGTTTTCGCCTGGTCGCAGAATCGTCATCTGATTACCGGTTGGTATGGTTTCGGCTCGGCCGTGAGCTCGTTCCGCCGCTTCCGGAAGGACGAGGGCGACGAATTGCTGCGCCGGATGTTCAGCGAGTCACGGCTGTTTCGCCTGATCGTGGACGAGGTCGAGAAGTCGCTGTTCCAGGCGGATATGCGAATTGCCGGGAAATACGCGGATCTGGTGTCCAACCACGTGATCCGCAGTGAGATCTTCGGGCGTATTCAGCGGGAATACGAGCAAAGCTGTGCGGCGATTTCGTTCCTGAACGACGGCGCGGAAATCGGTGCGCGTTTTCCGAACATGTCCGCCCGCTTCGGTCGGGTCCGCCATGACCTCGACCGTGTTCACGCCCTTCAGATCAAATTGCTGCGCGGCATTCGCGGCAACACGGAACGCGGCCTATCTGTGCCGCTGATGCAATCGATGAACAGCATCTCGGCGGCGCTTGGCTGGACCGGGTAG